The following proteins are encoded in a genomic region of Sorangiineae bacterium MSr12523:
- the sppA gene encoding signal peptide peptidase SppA gives MSGKLARYTGLAALAATLAVGCKGRTPSSSGSGATAREPRTGPALALLDLSHGVPEQSAGSAWGLGPRKHSFDEVLRAAERARKDADIKGVLVRFGAASLGNARAEELGEALEKVRKDKAVYCHGDGFSNQTMFAAARGCTKIFVSPAGEVETVGIAAQVVYMRKLLADELHLTIDFLQVGKFKGAEEPLTRDGPSPEARASLESVLADIRASWLDAIGKGLTRDGQARPNAAVSAEDGPFSPSKAKERGLVDEVGYLDDARDAEKKATGAVREELRFGPGASDDGEASLSGLVRALGSDGVITAPIALVRATGSISMAPSGGLLGGQEGITEKELGKIVTRLEKNDAVKAVVLRIDSPGGSALASDLLWHRLMRVRAKKPIVVSVGDMAASGGYYLASTANVIFADATSIVGSIGVVGGKIAVGGALEKVGVHAETFPAKPGDSKAATRAAYNSPFVAWDEPTRARVLESMTGIYDLFLARVSEGRKIPVEKVAVSAEGRIFSGREGKNRGLVDEIGGLDAAIAKARELAKLDSDAAVEVVENSPRVLEALGGGGGADEGGEESRAQRVTQVAKSVLDQVAPDMVPFVSALAPLTGDEHQAAAMPYVLVVK, from the coding sequence ATGAGCGGAAAACTCGCGCGATATACGGGCCTAGCGGCACTGGCGGCAACGCTGGCGGTGGGCTGCAAGGGACGTACGCCATCGAGCTCGGGCTCGGGGGCGACCGCGCGGGAGCCGCGCACGGGGCCGGCGCTCGCGCTGCTCGACTTGAGCCACGGCGTGCCGGAGCAGAGCGCGGGAAGCGCGTGGGGCCTCGGGCCGCGCAAGCATAGCTTCGACGAGGTGCTGCGCGCGGCGGAGCGGGCCCGCAAGGACGCGGACATCAAAGGGGTGCTCGTGCGCTTTGGTGCGGCCAGCCTGGGCAATGCGCGCGCCGAGGAGCTCGGGGAGGCTCTCGAGAAAGTGCGCAAGGACAAGGCCGTCTATTGCCATGGCGATGGGTTCTCGAACCAGACGATGTTCGCGGCGGCCCGGGGCTGCACGAAGATTTTCGTCTCGCCCGCCGGTGAGGTGGAGACGGTGGGCATCGCGGCGCAAGTCGTGTACATGCGCAAGCTGCTCGCCGACGAGCTGCATCTGACCATCGATTTCCTCCAGGTCGGGAAATTCAAAGGCGCCGAGGAGCCACTGACCCGCGACGGGCCGAGCCCCGAGGCGCGTGCCTCGTTGGAGTCGGTGCTGGCGGACATCCGCGCGAGCTGGCTCGATGCCATCGGGAAAGGGCTGACGCGCGATGGGCAGGCCAGGCCCAACGCGGCGGTGTCGGCCGAGGATGGCCCATTCTCGCCCAGCAAGGCGAAGGAGCGCGGGCTCGTCGACGAGGTCGGCTACTTGGACGATGCTCGCGACGCCGAGAAAAAGGCCACGGGCGCGGTGCGCGAGGAGCTTCGCTTCGGCCCCGGCGCGAGCGACGACGGTGAGGCGAGCCTCTCCGGCCTGGTGCGCGCGCTCGGCAGCGACGGCGTGATCACGGCGCCCATAGCGCTGGTGCGAGCCACGGGAAGCATCTCCATGGCACCGAGCGGCGGGCTTTTGGGCGGCCAAGAGGGAATCACCGAGAAGGAGCTCGGGAAGATCGTCACCCGCCTGGAGAAAAACGATGCAGTGAAAGCCGTGGTGCTGCGCATCGACTCACCCGGCGGCAGCGCGCTCGCGAGCGATTTGCTCTGGCACCGGTTGATGCGGGTGCGGGCGAAAAAGCCCATCGTGGTGAGCGTGGGCGACATGGCCGCGAGCGGCGGGTACTACCTGGCGTCGACCGCGAACGTCATCTTCGCGGATGCCACGAGCATCGTCGGGTCCATTGGCGTGGTGGGCGGCAAGATCGCCGTCGGGGGAGCGCTGGAAAAGGTGGGCGTGCATGCCGAGACCTTCCCGGCCAAGCCGGGCGACAGCAAAGCCGCGACGCGGGCGGCGTACAATTCGCCTTTCGTGGCGTGGGACGAGCCCACCCGGGCGCGGGTGCTGGAGTCGATGACGGGCATTTACGACCTGTTTTTGGCGCGGGTGTCCGAGGGCCGGAAGATCCCGGTCGAGAAGGTCGCCGTTTCGGCCGAGGGGCGCATCTTCAGCGGGCGCGAAGGCAAGAACCGGGGCTTGGTCGACGAAATCGGCGGGCTCGACGCGGCCATTGCCAAGGCGCGTGAGCTGGCGAAGCTCGACAGCGACGCGGCCGTGGAGGTGGTGGAAAACTCGCCGCGCGTGCTCGAGGCGCTGGGCGGGGGAGGTGGCGCGGATGAGGGCGGCGAGGAAAGCCGCGCCCAACGCGTGACGCAGGTCGCGAAGTCCGTGCTGGACCAGGTGGCGCCGGACATGGTGCCCTTCGTCTCGGCGCTTGCCCCGCTCACGGGCGACGAGCACCAGGCTGCCGCCATGCCGTACGTGCTCGTGGTCAAATGA
- a CDS encoding zinc-ribbon domain-containing protein codes for MYVQCERCQTEYDFDDALVSERGTTVKCTSCGHQFRVRRSMGAQEEDRWVITTAQGNTLVFTSLRELQRAISGNSVARDDVLARGSAPPRQLGAIAELEPFFHAKAAERRITAPIENLDKGSLAAADEAHLPVVSGIPRGTLAGTGRGEDHFDPPTLPPTEAPNPPLPPEVGQRVSASVDPASPARAVWKSTRIGVGAAGPGEHHRSTTQVGIGQIGTALHEAGQVDNAAQLPRPGAVTTQGVGPEASLAPTVRVPVVTDDLAPPPPPAQPTYGTYDSRPHERPIDPAQKLPERRFPTPTPSNDMSLPPPTAPVRRAESLDEEDFSDGRRRRSRTPLSAMVEPLPRRNRAARWFVTIIMLFGIGAVAAVFGRPYLDRISKSIALPTTEPAPDPRLGTYLKQGEAALDQGNLDQAKENFDKASALADKDPRVLIDLARLAVMRADVPWLRQRLLPDDPRAENETRANKTELDGLVNEALKSADAAMAAAPNEMAAKKVKVDALRLAGEKESARALLGSVGTASLNASQPDAAYTLAALDLSEQDPPFAIVIERLRTAAGGEGSSGRARAALVYALARSGDAALAKQELDRLAALPRPHPLLAALRAYVERAPGAAVDAGAPAAQDAGVVPNAPKGKAAAAHAAAPPPAPNELQQADIAKNHNDLPRAKSLYQGVLAKNPHNVEALTGMGDVLRGQRDLQGAQSYYRRAIADNSAYMPALVGLGDVQWELGDRASAIRTYKDIVERMPEGTYPHRVKQRVESTSGPSPASPSEQ; via the coding sequence ATGTACGTCCAGTGCGAGCGCTGCCAGACCGAGTACGATTTCGACGACGCGCTCGTCAGTGAGAGGGGAACGACCGTCAAATGTACGAGCTGCGGGCACCAGTTTCGCGTGCGGCGCAGCATGGGCGCGCAAGAAGAAGATCGGTGGGTCATCACGACGGCGCAGGGCAATACGCTCGTTTTCACGTCGCTTCGTGAACTGCAGCGCGCCATCTCGGGAAACTCCGTGGCGCGTGACGATGTGCTTGCACGCGGAAGCGCACCGCCGCGCCAGCTGGGCGCCATTGCGGAGCTGGAGCCTTTCTTTCACGCCAAGGCGGCGGAACGCCGGATAACGGCCCCGATCGAGAATCTCGACAAAGGATCGCTGGCGGCCGCGGACGAGGCTCATCTGCCCGTGGTCAGCGGCATTCCGCGCGGGACGTTGGCCGGTACCGGCCGGGGCGAGGACCACTTCGACCCGCCTACGCTTCCCCCGACGGAGGCGCCCAACCCGCCGCTGCCACCCGAGGTGGGGCAGCGGGTTTCGGCGTCGGTCGATCCCGCCAGCCCGGCTCGGGCGGTGTGGAAGTCGACCCGCATCGGTGTTGGCGCGGCGGGGCCTGGCGAGCATCACCGCTCCACGACGCAAGTCGGAATTGGCCAAATTGGCACGGCGCTCCACGAAGCTGGCCAGGTTGACAATGCGGCGCAGCTGCCCCGGCCGGGGGCGGTCACCACGCAGGGTGTCGGGCCGGAGGCGTCCCTCGCACCCACGGTGCGCGTGCCCGTGGTGACCGACGATCTTGCGCCACCGCCGCCCCCCGCACAACCGACGTATGGGACCTACGACTCGCGCCCGCACGAGCGCCCCATCGATCCCGCGCAGAAGCTGCCCGAGAGGCGCTTTCCGACGCCCACGCCGTCGAACGACATGTCCCTTCCGCCGCCCACGGCGCCAGTGCGGCGTGCGGAATCGCTGGACGAGGAAGATTTCAGCGACGGAAGGCGCCGTCGCAGTCGCACGCCGCTGTCGGCGATGGTCGAGCCGCTGCCGCGCCGCAACCGTGCGGCGCGATGGTTCGTGACCATCATCATGCTGTTCGGCATCGGTGCGGTGGCCGCGGTGTTCGGGCGGCCGTACCTCGATCGGATCAGCAAGTCGATCGCCTTGCCCACGACCGAGCCGGCGCCGGATCCGCGTCTGGGCACCTATTTGAAACAGGGCGAGGCCGCGCTCGATCAGGGCAACCTCGATCAGGCGAAGGAGAACTTCGACAAGGCGAGCGCGCTCGCGGACAAGGATCCTCGTGTGCTCATCGATCTGGCACGCCTCGCCGTCATGCGCGCGGACGTGCCGTGGTTGCGTCAGCGCCTCTTGCCCGACGATCCGCGCGCCGAGAACGAAACGCGCGCGAACAAAACGGAGCTCGACGGCCTGGTGAACGAGGCGCTGAAGTCCGCCGATGCGGCCATGGCGGCGGCGCCGAACGAGATGGCGGCCAAGAAGGTGAAGGTGGATGCGCTGCGCCTCGCGGGCGAGAAAGAATCGGCGCGCGCGCTGCTGGGGTCGGTGGGCACGGCTTCGCTCAACGCCTCGCAACCCGATGCGGCGTACACCTTGGCGGCGCTCGATCTGTCCGAGCAAGATCCGCCGTTTGCCATCGTCATCGAGCGTTTGCGCACCGCTGCGGGCGGGGAGGGGAGCTCGGGCCGTGCTCGTGCGGCCCTCGTCTATGCGCTTGCGCGCTCGGGGGATGCGGCGTTGGCCAAGCAGGAGCTCGATCGATTGGCGGCGCTCCCGCGTCCCCATCCGCTCCTTGCGGCGTTGCGGGCTTACGTCGAGCGTGCCCCCGGAGCGGCCGTCGATGCGGGGGCGCCGGCGGCGCAAGACGCCGGAGTCGTACCGAATGCGCCGAAGGGCAAAGCCGCGGCCGCGCATGCCGCGGCGCCTCCGCCGGCGCCGAATGAGTTGCAGCAGGCGGACATCGCGAAGAACCACAACGACCTGCCGCGGGCCAAGTCGCTTTATCAAGGTGTGCTGGCGAAGAATCCGCACAACGTGGAGGCGCTGACCGGCATGGGTGACGTCTTGCGTGGCCAGCGCGATTTGCAGGGCGCGCAGAGCTACTACCGGCGCGCGATTGCGGACAATTCGGCCTACATGCCGGCGCTCGTCGGCCTCGGTGACGTGCAATGGGAATTGGGGGATCGTGCTAGCGCCATCCGGACCTACAAGGATATCGTCGAGCGGATGCCGGAAGGAACGTACCCGCACCGGGTCAAGCAACGCGTCGAAAGCACCTCCGGGCCATCGCCAGCGTCACCTTCAGAGCAATAG
- the dps gene encoding DNA starvation/stationary phase protection protein Dps, with protein sequence MYKSPSHLPEDARVQIVETLNARLADGLDLHSQIKVAHWNIKGPQFAALHPLFETFAVGLANFNDGIAERAVTLGGRAYGTVRHVSKSSRLPEYPQDTTRDLEHVRLLAERFEKFLDGVRESRTVGEKLGDTDTVDLLTQVVTEFEKHAWFLRASLEG encoded by the coding sequence ATGTACAAGAGCCCCAGTCACCTGCCCGAAGATGCCCGCGTCCAGATCGTCGAGACGCTCAACGCGCGCCTGGCCGATGGCCTCGACCTGCATAGCCAGATCAAGGTCGCGCACTGGAACATCAAGGGCCCGCAGTTCGCCGCCTTGCACCCGCTGTTCGAGACGTTTGCGGTGGGCTTGGCCAACTTCAACGACGGCATCGCCGAGCGCGCCGTCACCTTGGGCGGTCGCGCCTACGGAACCGTGCGCCACGTCTCCAAGTCGTCGCGCCTTCCCGAGTACCCGCAGGACACGACGCGCGACCTCGAACACGTGCGCCTTCTGGCCGAGCGCTTCGAGAAGTTCCTCGACGGCGTGCGCGAGTCACGCACCGTGGGCGAAAAGCTCGGCGACACGGACACCGTCGATCTGCTCACGCAGGTCGTGACCGAATTCGAGAAGCACGCGTGGTTCTTGCGTGCTTCTCTCGAAGGCTGA